The Cellulophaga lytica DSM 7489 nucleotide sequence TCCCATTTCAATTTATCATTACCTAACTGTGTTAATATTATTGATGGGTCTGGTCCATAATCTTCAGTTTCATACAATGTTCTCCAAGCATAATCTCCAAAATCTTGCTGACCAGTTTTACCTAAACTGGCTCTAATTTTTAATTCATCGATAAACTTATTATTTCTCAAGAAAGGTTCTCCTGATATTCTCCATGCTAATGCTGCTGCTGGGAAAAATGCATATTGGTTATCTTTTGCAAACTTAGATGAACCATCTACCCTGGCAGACAACGTTAATAAATACTTATTATCATAATCATAATTTACTCTTCCAAAATAAGATTCTAAGCCAGAACCAGATTCAAAAGATGAAGCGTCTGTAAATACCGTTGCGCTATTAATATTAGTTAGTACATCATTAAAAAAGCCTTCCCCCCAACCTTTAGTATTAGAGGACTTATTTTTCTCAAAAGATACTCCTACAACGGAGTTTATATTATGTTTACCAAAAAAACCTTCATAGGTTAATGTATTTTGCCAAAGTGTATTAGTAAACCTACTCCTACTCTCTTGAGCATAACCGTCTCCATCTCCAGTTAATCTTCCCCAACCACCAGTAAATGTGTACGCAGGATAGAAACTTTTTTGGTTTCCGTTATTGTAGTTTAAAGAAAAAAGAGATTTTAATTTTAATCCTTTCGCCAACTTTATTTGTGTATAAATTGAACCTAACACGAGTAGTGTTACATTACTGTTAGTACCGTTAGACCGTGCTACCGGATTCTCTGAATTAAACTGACTAGAAAATGAGTAGTTACCACCCTCATCAAAAACAGTTAAATCTGGTCTAAAATTGTATATTAATTGAGTTAGACCTCCATCTACAGATTCTTGATCTGTTGAGGACACATTTAACTTAGTGCCAAATGACCAACGATCATTTATTTTTGTATCTAAATTTGTGTTAAAGGTGTACTTATCAAATCCAGTATTATCATAAACACCTTCTTGAGTATTTACACCTAAGGATGCACTATACCTAGTAGTTTTGGATCCTCCATACACATTTAAGTTATATGCAGTTGCTAAAGGTATTCCTGGACCAACTTCTTTTTCCCAATCTGTATCTGCATCCCCAAAGTATGAGCCATCTAAAACACTACGAGCAAAAGCATCATTTCTAGAACCATTTGTAACTGCCTGTGTCCAAACATCCTTAAATTGATCAGCGTTTAAAACATCTAATGTTTGTGCATTTTGACTACTAAAAGACACACTAGCATCAAATTTTGTTTTACCAGAGTATACACCTTGTTTTGTATTTATAATGATTACTCCATTTGCAGCTCTAGAGCCATAAATTGCAGCTGCAGATGCATCTTTCAAAATACTAATAGATTCTATATCTGATGTATTTATATTTCCTATAGGTGTACTTAACCCCTCTTGTGCTAACTCATTACCCAAATTACCTCCTTCTGTACCTCCTATTGGTATATTGCTATTTGGCACAACAGGGATACCATCTATTACAAATAAAGGCTGATTAGAACCCAATAACGAAGTAGTACCTCTAATTCTAATTCTTGCAGCTGCTCCTGGTTGCCCTGTAGAACTAGACACATAAACACCAGCAACTTGCCCTTGTAAAGCATTGTCTATATTTACAGTAGGTGCTTGGTTTGCTATATTTTTTACATCTATAGTAGATACGGAGCCTGTTAAATTTTCCTTTTTTACTTTTCCATAGCCCACAAGAACCACTTCTTCCATTTTTTCAATAGACTCCTTTAATGTTACATTTATTGTGGATTTGTTATTTATTAATATCTCAGAATTCTGAAAACCAATGTAAGAGAAAACCAGTACATCATTACCATTGTTTGCTACAATAGTATACTTACCATCTTTATTTGCAGAAACACCTCTACCGGTTCCCTTAACTACTACCGTAGCTCCTAACAAGGGGATGCCATTTTCATCAACAATCTTACCTTTTACTTCAAACTGCTGTGATACAATTTCTAACTTTTCTTTTTCTAAATTTGACTTTCTAGAATTGTGTTTTAAGATTATTTGATTTTTCTTTATTTTAAAAGTAGTTCCCGTTCCTTTAAATAAATCCTCTAAGGTTGACTCTATTCTTTTATCTTTTACGTTTATAGAAACCTTACTGTTTAAGTTAACATCTGTGTTCTTGAAAAAGAAACTTAAATCTGTTTTTGACTCTATATCCTGTAACACCTCAAAAAGGTTAACATTATATAATTCTAGTGTCACTTTAGTCTTTTGCGAGTAGCCTTCACTAGCAAGCATTTGAAACATTACAGTAATAAAAAGTAAAAAGGAGAGTTTCATCTTTAAATCTAACTTCATAAACACCCAAATTTTGAGTGCTCTTTCATTGTTTTTTTTCATATTTTTACGTGATTTTAGGTTGGTGATTCAGCTTATTTAATCAACATTTTTAAAAATTCGGGGAATGTTGGCGCATTTCCCGTTTTTCTTTCATTTTCTATTTTATTTTAGAGTTACTACTTTATTTTCTATTTTAAATTCAAAATTTGTATTCTCTGTAAATAATTCTAATATACTCTCTAGAGTTTCCCCTTTTTTAAAAGAAGCCGTATACCTAATATTATTTAGCGCATCATTAGTATTATTAATCTTAACATTATAGTGTCTTTCTAATTCTAGAATAATATTTTTAAACTCATCATTTATAAAAAGTAAGCTACCGTCTATCCAAGCTATATGCTTATTAACATTTACTTTTTCTGCTATAAACTTATTATTAACGAGTTTAACTCGTTCTCCTGGCATTATTGTTAGAGAATCATTATCTACTACATTATTACTTACAACCCTAACACTACCTTCTTGCAATACAACAGAATTATTATTTTCATTAGCATAAGTAGAAACATTAAACTTTGTCCCTAATACAGTCACATTAACTTTTTCTGTTTCAACAAAAAATGGTTTTTTTTTATTTTTAGCTACATCAAAATAAGCCTCCCCTTGTAAATATACTTTTCGGTTATTTGGCTTATTAAAAGCTACTGGATATCTTAAAGAACTACCGGCATTTAAAAATACTATTGTACCGTCTGACAATTGTATTTGAAAACGCTCACCATAGGGAACCACTAGCTTATTATAAACAAGCTTTTTGTTTTCATCTTCTTTCTGGTCGTATACCAATTTGGTATACTCTTGTTTTACTTGCGTATTACTTTCATTAATCTTAAAAAAAACTTTCTTACCTACATTTATAGGCTTTATGGTTCCATCAGGGAGTTCTAATGTTATTTGGTTTTCTAATTTATTATCTATGTTTAAAAATCCTGACATGTATATTCCATATACAAAACCAACTAATAAGATAATAACCGCTGCATATTTAAAAACAACTGGCCAAATACGTTTTGCTGGCTTATTGTTATTTATCTGTTGTTGAATTTTAACAAATGACGCAGCTGTATCTGGTTCAAGAAAAGAGTAGTTTAAATTATAGTCGTCTTTAATGTACTCTTCCATTAAAGTCTTATTTTCTGGGACAACTAACCAATCTTTAAGTGTAATTAGTTCTTCTTCAGAAATTGTGTTATCTATAAATTTTTGTACTAGTTCTATCAAAACGCTTTAAATATTAGCTTTATATTGGCAATACGGGAAAAACTTAATAATCCCCTAACAAAAATTTATTTTTTTTTTCATCTTTAGTTTATATTCACTGAAAATATACTATTTCTACAATAATTTATGAATGATATATCGCTAGCAAATGCAATCTACAATGGTGATAGTAATGCTTTTAAAATATTTTTTAAGCGTTACCACAAACCCTTGTTAGCATATATTACAACTTTCACCAATGATAGTAAGGATGCGGAAGATATCGTGCAACAGGCTTTTATAACATTATGGGAAGAAAGAAAAAAACTTAAAAAAAACGTATCTTCTAAAAGTTATTTATACAAAATAGCCTATAATAATTATATAAGCCAATATAGAAAAAAGAAAAAACACAACACTTTTATAAATGAGTTTAAGGTATTAGCCTTACAAGAATGTTTAACCGAAAAGGATGATGACTTTAGAACAAAAAAACTTATGTCTCTTGTAAATTCATTACCCCCTAGATGTCAAGAGATTTTAAAGCTCAGCAAACAAGAGAATTTAAAATATAAAGAAATTGCAGAGCACTTGCAAATTTCTCTAAAAACGGTAGATGCTCAATTACAAATTGCTTATAAAAAAATAAGAGAGGGATTTAAAAACTAATGCTTTGTTATTAACTTCTGTTGATCTCTAAAATAACTAGGAGTATACCCCATTTTACGTTTAAAGGTTCTATTAAAGTTAGATATATTATTAAAACCACTATCAAAACAAATTTCGTTTATAGAGCGTTCTGTCTCTATAAGTAACCTTGCTGCGTGCCCCAAGCGCAAATCACTAACATAGTCAGAGAATGAAGAATTTGTACTTTTTTTAAAAAAATGGCTAAATGCAGACTCAGACATATTTACCAAACTTGCCACATCTTTTAAAGGTATTTTTTGATGCAGATTTTCTTTAATATAATTGTTCACTTTTTCTATTCTTCTGCTTTTATGTATTGTATAATGGTCTACATAAGAGTGAGATGCCAACATTTTTGTATTGCGTGCAATAGACAAATCATACAAAATAGATAAAAAATTAAGCAAGGAATCAAAATCCTGAGATTCTGATAAACGTAATATTTTTGGTTTTAAAACTGCTATTGTTTCTTTAGAAAATAAAATACCTCTTTTAGATTTTTCTATTAAATCTCTTATAGGCAACATTAACTTTCTGTTTAATGCTAATTCCGATAAAAACTTTTCATGAAACTGTACGGTTACCACATGAGCATTTGTGTTTTTGTCTTCACCCGTCCATGCATGTGGTGTGTTAGAGCCAACCAAAACCAAATCATTAGCTACATACTCTTGTATAGAGTCTCCAATAATTCTTTTGCCTGACGAGTTTAGCACTAAATTAAGCTCTAATTCTGGATGAAAATGCACAGGAAAATCAAACTTAGCAGAATGATGATTAAGGACAATGAAAAAATCATCTTCAGAAATAGGCACTAATTCTCTTAAAATACGCGCTTCTTTATTCATAATAGTATCAAATCAAATTTACAAAAAACAAGGTGTCAATTATATAAAAATGTAAATAAACGACTACATTTTTATCAAATTAAATAAAAATAACTTAAAAAATAACTGTTAAACACAAAAAATATGAATTAAAATATCAATAATACAATCCAAAATTCATATAAGTATCACTATTTAACATCATTTACAAAATTAATGTTAATGATATGTTATTCTTTTGTAAACAACTTAATTACTAACTAAAAAATTCATGAACTAATGAAATATGAGTTTCAAAAAAGTATGATTTTTATTGTTTTCTTAATTATAGGCTTTACTGGAGCTGCACAAATTAAGGTAACCGGAACAGTAAAATCTAACGACGGTGTTCCTCTACTTGGTGTTACCATTATGGAGCAGGGTTCTAGCACAAACGGAACCACTACAGATTTTGACGGAAACTTTGCTATTGAAGTTGATAGTCCTAAAGATGTACTTGTAATATCTTACATTGGCTTTATTACTAAAACGATTTCGATACCAGAAAACAACATTGTAAACGTACAGTTAGTTGAAGATTTAGAACAATTATCTGAGGTGGTAGTTGTTGGTTATGGCTCTGTAAAAAAGAGCGACCTTACCGGGTCTGTTACTTCTGTAGAAATGGACAACATACCATCTAAACCTGCCAACTCTATAGACGGTTTATTACAAGGGCAAGTTGCCGGTGTGCAAGTAACTACACCATCAGACAACCCTGGTGCTGGTGCAGTTATAAGAATTAGAGGTGGTAGCTCTTTACGTGGTGGTAATGATCCGCTTGTGGTTGTAGATGGTTTTCCTATTGGATATGCCGGAGATTTAAAACAAATATCGCCACAAGATATTGCCTCTATGGAAGTACTTAAAGATGCTTCTGCTGCTGCAATTTATGGCTCTAGAGGTGCAAATGGTGTAATCATGATTACAACTAAAAAAGGTGCCAAACATACCACAGAGGTTACCGTGTCTCAGCAAAATACATATGCTAGTTTTACGTCTGATTTAAACCTGTGGAGAGATCCTGTTTTAATGGCAGAATTAAGTAACGAAAGCAGAATTAATGGTGGTTTTACCCCTATTTACATTGGTGCTAAAGATGCAAATGGCGTTTACTACCCTTCTGTTAATGAACTTAAAAATGGCAATTGGGCTTACAATACACGTTGGGATGATATTGTTTTTCGTGACCCCGTATCTAACAACACAAATGTTGCTGTACGTAGCCAAACAGACCGCACACAGTTTAGCCTAAGTACAACATATTATACCAATGAGGGTGTTTATATTAATGATGATTATGAAAAACTAAACATTAACTTAAATGTAATTCATAAAATTTATGATGATAAGGTTACCATTGGTGGTAACATTATTTACTCTAAAGGAAACCAAAATAACAATGGTGATTTAGCCTACTGGCGTAACCCTATTTTTCCTATTTATGAAGATGGCAATCCTATTAATGATTACTTCTTAGCAGGTTCTCAAGACTACTCTCACCCTATTGCATTAACAGAAAACAGAACCAATAAAAACAAATTTTTAGACTTTATTGGCTCTGCTTTTATTGAGGTAGATTTTACTAAAAATTTAAAACTTAAAACCCAAGTAAACCATAAATTTGGGCGTTCTATTACAGATTACTACAACCCAAAAATTTATACAGAAGACGGCACCTTTAATAATGGTTCTGGTGGTATTAACAATTGGGAAAGTAGTGAAACCGTTGCAGAAACTTTTTTAACCTACAACAATACATTTAATAACATACACAACTTTACTGCAATGGGTGGTTTCTCTTACCAAGGGTATGAGGCCAGAACATCTGACCTAAAAGCGTATGATTTTTTAAATGAATCTTTAGGCAATGGTAACCTTGCTGCTGGTAACCCAGAAAAGCAATCTGTTGCCAATAGCCTTTCTGAAACCGTTATGTACTCTGGTCTTGGGCGTTTAAATTATTCTTATGACGACAAGTATTTGGTAACTTTTACGATGCGTACAGACGGCTCATCTAAATTTGGAGAAAACAACCAATGGGCTATGTTCCCCTCTGGAGCCTTAGGTTGGAAAATGCATAAAGAAGATTTTATACGTAATTTAAATGTTTTTGATGAACTTAAACTACGTGCTAGTTATGGTATATCTGGTAACCAAGGTATTTCTCCTTACTTAATTAATAGTAGGTACGGACAAGACCAATACTATGTTAATGGCCGTTGGCAAACAACAATTGGCCCTGGTTATGTAGTTGGGCAAGATAGTCAAAGTGGTAAAAAAACGTGGGGAGGTATTCCTAATCCAGATTTAAAATGGGAAACTACAGAGCAATTTAACATTGGTGCAGATTTTGCCTTTTTTAATAACAGATTAAAAGTTACTGCAGATTACTACAAAAAACACACGTCAGACTTATTACGCGAGCGTTTGCTTTCCCCTTCTTC carries:
- a CDS encoding AraC family transcriptional regulator gives rise to the protein MNKEARILRELVPISEDDFFIVLNHHSAKFDFPVHFHPELELNLVLNSSGKRIIGDSIQEYVANDLVLVGSNTPHAWTGEDKNTNAHVVTVQFHEKFLSELALNRKLMLPIRDLIEKSKRGILFSKETIAVLKPKILRLSESQDFDSLLNFLSILYDLSIARNTKMLASHSYVDHYTIHKSRRIEKVNNYIKENLHQKIPLKDVASLVNMSESAFSHFFKKSTNSSFSDYVSDLRLGHAARLLIETERSINEICFDSGFNNISNFNRTFKRKMGYTPSYFRDQQKLITKH
- a CDS encoding TonB-dependent receptor, with amino-acid sequence MKLDLKMKLSFLLFITVMFQMLASEGYSQKTKVTLELYNVNLFEVLQDIESKTDLSFFFKNTDVNLNSKVSINVKDKRIESTLEDLFKGTGTTFKIKKNQIILKHNSRKSNLEKEKLEIVSQQFEVKGKIVDENGIPLLGATVVVKGTGRGVSANKDGKYTIVANNGNDVLVFSYIGFQNSEILINNKSTINVTLKESIEKMEEVVLVGYGKVKKENLTGSVSTIDVKNIANQAPTVNIDNALQGQVAGVYVSSSTGQPGAAARIRIRGTTSLLGSNQPLFVIDGIPVVPNSNIPIGGTEGGNLGNELAQEGLSTPIGNINTSDIESISILKDASAAAIYGSRAANGVIIINTKQGVYSGKTKFDASVSFSSQNAQTLDVLNADQFKDVWTQAVTNGSRNDAFARSVLDGSYFGDADTDWEKEVGPGIPLATAYNLNVYGGSKTTRYSASLGVNTQEGVYDNTGFDKYTFNTNLDTKINDRWSFGTKLNVSSTDQESVDGGLTQLIYNFRPDLTVFDEGGNYSFSSQFNSENPVARSNGTNSNVTLLVLGSIYTQIKLAKGLKLKSLFSLNYNNGNQKSFYPAYTFTGGWGRLTGDGDGYAQESRSRFTNTLWQNTLTYEGFFGKHNINSVVGVSFEKNKSSNTKGWGEGFFNDVLTNINSATVFTDASSFESGSGLESYFGRVNYDYDNKYLLTLSARVDGSSKFAKDNQYAFFPAAALAWRISGEPFLRNNKFIDELKIRASLGKTGQQDFGDYAWRTLYETEDYGPDPSIILTQLGNDKLKWETTDQFDLGLDFSLFNSRLSGTLGYYTKETKDALFTAITPGNTGVNRVIANIGNTKNEGYELELKASIIRKKDFAWNVSFNISKNDNTLTKISDDFKDDDGFLTGFPGGGRLREGSPIGLIYGYVADGLFQEQSEIDNLNEGSETGVYQNSLTAPGDIKFLDINGPDGVPDGRITNLDQRVIGDTQPDFFGGINNTFTYKGFSLSTFFTYSIGNDLDAFGLARGTNFASTFIGENKINTVLNAWSPENTDTDIPRAVYFDPNNNDRVSTHYVYDASYLRLKTVNLSYNFSKQLINQLKGIDRVSVYVTGQNLFTVTDYPGADPEASNLYNNDISAGRDNNRFPISKVFTTGIKIGF
- a CDS encoding SusC/RagA family TonB-linked outer membrane protein; its protein translation is MKYEFQKSMIFIVFLIIGFTGAAQIKVTGTVKSNDGVPLLGVTIMEQGSSTNGTTTDFDGNFAIEVDSPKDVLVISYIGFITKTISIPENNIVNVQLVEDLEQLSEVVVVGYGSVKKSDLTGSVTSVEMDNIPSKPANSIDGLLQGQVAGVQVTTPSDNPGAGAVIRIRGGSSLRGGNDPLVVVDGFPIGYAGDLKQISPQDIASMEVLKDASAAAIYGSRGANGVIMITTKKGAKHTTEVTVSQQNTYASFTSDLNLWRDPVLMAELSNESRINGGFTPIYIGAKDANGVYYPSVNELKNGNWAYNTRWDDIVFRDPVSNNTNVAVRSQTDRTQFSLSTTYYTNEGVYINDDYEKLNINLNVIHKIYDDKVTIGGNIIYSKGNQNNNGDLAYWRNPIFPIYEDGNPINDYFLAGSQDYSHPIALTENRTNKNKFLDFIGSAFIEVDFTKNLKLKTQVNHKFGRSITDYYNPKIYTEDGTFNNGSGGINNWESSETVAETFLTYNNTFNNIHNFTAMGGFSYQGYEARTSDLKAYDFLNESLGNGNLAAGNPEKQSVANSLSETVMYSGLGRLNYSYDDKYLVTFTMRTDGSSKFGENNQWAMFPSGALGWKMHKEDFIRNLNVFDELKLRASYGISGNQGISPYLINSRYGQDQYYVNGRWQTTIGPGYVVGQDSQSGKKTWGGIPNPDLKWETTEQFNIGADFAFFNNRLKVTADYYKKHTSDLLRERLLSPSSSYDKMWVNDGEIENQGVEVTLDGTMVNKEDWGLNGMFIFSRNKNKVVSLGNAVSSGLNTDALTGIKYEFSGSQVEAFRAIPNILAVGQPINVFYGYKVDGIIQSEAEGLAAGLQGNLAQPGEFKYVDLNEDGVIDENDRTIIGNPNPDFTASLNLNGRYKNFDFSLFFNGSFGQDIFNTKAFSEPGNIPLRWTQDNTTNNYPSLRDGRTLYMSDWFIEKGSFVRLQNVSIGYNIKNLNTAWFKKGRIFMNGTNLFTITDFDGYDPELGGDGIYWGGYPKLRNWTLGVELTF
- a CDS encoding FecR family protein, producing the protein MIELVQKFIDNTISEEELITLKDWLVVPENKTLMEEYIKDDYNLNYSFLEPDTAASFVKIQQQINNNKPAKRIWPVVFKYAAVIILLVGFVYGIYMSGFLNIDNKLENQITLELPDGTIKPINVGKKVFFKINESNTQVKQEYTKLVYDQKEDENKKLVYNKLVVPYGERFQIQLSDGTIVFLNAGSSLRYPVAFNKPNNRKVYLQGEAYFDVAKNKKKPFFVETEKVNVTVLGTKFNVSTYANENNNSVVLQEGSVRVVSNNVVDNDSLTIMPGERVKLVNNKFIAEKVNVNKHIAWIDGSLLFINDEFKNIILELERHYNVKINNTNDALNNIRYTASFKKGETLESILELFTENTNFEFKIENKVVTLK
- a CDS encoding RNA polymerase sigma factor, with the translated sequence MNDISLANAIYNGDSNAFKIFFKRYHKPLLAYITTFTNDSKDAEDIVQQAFITLWEERKKLKKNVSSKSYLYKIAYNNYISQYRKKKKHNTFINEFKVLALQECLTEKDDDFRTKKLMSLVNSLPPRCQEILKLSKQENLKYKEIAEHLQISLKTVDAQLQIAYKKIREGFKN